CAGGATTGGGTGAGCGGGTTGAAATCACCCACAAGGCTTCCAGCCGCCTGACGTTCGCCAACGGCGCGGTACGCGCGGCCGTCTGGATCGCAGGACAGAAACACGGCCTGTTCGATATGCAGGACGTGCTGGGTTTGCGCTAGACCGGGGCGAAACCGCGCTCGCCCACTGTAATGGCTTGCCCGATCTGTGCTCGCTTTCGCCCAGGCTAGCGTCTGGCGGAGTTGCTTACGCCGTATTGAAAACGTAGTGGATGGCCAGTTGGACCAACTCGCCGATGATCACGATGACAAGGAGCCGGAATACCCACGTCCGGGCGAAGGACGACGCGGCGAGGCGCGCGCCCAGTACGCCTCCGGCGAATCCGCCCGCGCCCATCACGGCGCCCATGCCCCAGTCAACGACGCCGTCGGCGGCAAATACGGCCAGGGCAACCGCCGTTGTGGGAATCAGCGCCAGGGTTTTCAGGGCATTTGCCTCGACGAGCGGCATGTGTACCGCCAGGACGAGGGCGAGCAGCAGATAGGTTGCGCCATCGAGGACAATGAAGCCCAACCAGATGCCGATGCCGCAGAAGATAGCCACCTCGCGGATTCCGAACCGTGTTTCGCTCGCGGGCGACGACTCGATCGCGTGCTTGAGTTTGGTGAAGAGCAGGACAAGCGCTACCAGCACCGCCAGGGTGATGACGAGGCCGAGATCGCGGCCAGGCAACGAGTCCGCAGCGAGTGCTCCCACGGCCGCACCCGCGGTAACCGGAACGCATACGCGCCAGGCTAGCGGCCACAGGATGTGACCGCCCCGCCAGTATCAGCGCTTACGCGATGTTCGCGATTCATACGGTGCGCCTCGCCGGGCACAGCAAAAACGGACCGCCCAGGTGCTTCCGATAAAGAACAAGAAAGGCAGGAGGGCGATACAACTCGCCGCACGTAAAAGTAGAACGAGCTGGGGCATGGCCGATGAACCAGAATCCCGAACAGATCGCGCGCGACCAGATCGATAAGCGTCTGGTCGAGGTCGGCTGGGTTGTTCAGAACAGGAAGGCCATCGATTTCAACGCGGGCTTGGGGATTGCCGTTCGCGAGTACCAGACCGATGTCGGTCCGGCCGACTACGCGCTGTTCGTTGATAAAAAGGCCGTCGGCGTTATCGAAGCCAAGCCTCGGGAGTGGGGCCACAAGATCACGATGGTCGAGGAGCAATCGGCGGACTATGCCGCGGCGAAGCTCAAGTGGATCCACAACAAAGCGCCGCTGCCTTTTGTCTACGAGAGCACCGGCATCATCACGCGTTGCACCGATGGCCGTGATCCG
The DNA window shown above is from Gammaproteobacteria bacterium and carries:
- a CDS encoding sulfite exporter TauE/SafE family protein, with the translated sequence MLWPLAWRVCVPVTAGAAVGALAADSLPGRDLGLVITLAVLVALVLLFTKLKHAIESSPASETRFGIREVAIFCGIGIWLGFIVLDGATYLLLALVLAVHMPLVEANALKTLALIPTTAVALAVFAADGVVDWGMGAVMGAGGFAGGVLGARLAASSFARTWVFRLLVIVIIGELVQLAIHYVFNTA